AACCCACAGCCGTGTGATAAAACAATACAGTGTTCGTTGCCACAAGGCCATTCTAAAAATAAAAGATATTTTAAACCTAGCTACAAAAAAGTTCACTGAACTCAAATCGAAATATCTGTAAACATCTTTGCAATACGAAATATAATCTTTCAAGTCaagaaaaagaataaaatacttcaaatctgtattattgtaattaacatTTAAACCCTTAAAATTGTGGATTTTtttcatatacatatatatgcaggGCGTCCTGATTCTAATCTGAAGCTGCAGTATCGTAATGCTCGCGGATCAATAATCCTGATTTTAATTCCCGCCAAAGCCCGGAAATCACCGGGACCGTGGGGGACCCCTGCCAGTACATTCAGTCATGGCGGTGACGGTCTGTGGCAGGAATACATATGACCCAATACCGTTTCCCACCAGTACGTCCCACCAGTAAAACTGGACAGCCGGTCATGTAAACAGTCTGAGACTGACACGGCATAAGTACCCCAGCCACCCCCAGTCTGGCTTCAGTATAGCATACGACTTACCAGAACTATTAATTACTAAGCTTTTAGAACATGCAGTAGATAATGTCAGAAAATATTTCTCCGAAGCTACAGTACATTAAGATACAGATAACCACTCACCCCTAGGGGGCGCTCTGTTTTTGGATACTGCAGCCttccatacatacatacgtacatacatacataggcGTGCCGGAGTGCACGCGTGTTTCTCCGAGCCCACGTGGTCTGTCCTAGGAAAAGATGCGTATTGCCTGAGAGACGGCCGCGTGGCACACGGGGCAGACGGGCTCGCTGCGCTCGCAGATGCGGTTGGCGCATTCCATGCAGAAGAGGTTGTGGCCACAGGGCACAAGGGCGGCGATAACCTCACTCTCGAAGCAGACTGAACAGTCCCGGCTGCCCTTCCTGCTGGTGCCCGACGAGCAGCTGGACGTCGACGAGGCCGATGAGTCGGACGGGACGCTGGGCAGCGATCCGGAGGCAGGGCCGTAGCCAGGGAGGCTCAGTGCGCCGCCCCCAGGATCACTGCGTACCCGGCGGGCCAGCGGGTGCAGTGGTGGTGTCAGCTggggttgggttgggggggcagCGCCACTGGCACGCCTAGGGTTTGCCAAGACGCCGCCATCGCCGGCTGAGGGAAAGATGGCTGCCGTGGGGCTGGAGGAGGGCCCGTTGGTACGGTCGTACTGTGACCACACAAGaccaggtggggtgggggtgggatcGAAGCCCGGCGGCGACTCGGCAGCAGAGTCGGGGGAGACCACATCGCCGGCGTATGCAAATCCGTTGCCGTTGACGGCTTGGCTGTTGATAGaggggttgttgttgttgttgccgTTGGTAGTGGCCGTGTAGCTGAgctctgggctgggggggctgtagTCGGCTAACCGCGAGCCGCTGCCAGTACCAAAGTAGGAATCGGTGGATGCGCTGCCCAGGGAACTGGAGCTGTCGTTGCGGTAGCTGGAGAAGGGCTTGCGTGTGGCGGAAGGGCGCCCCCAGAGGCCGGCATGGCCCTGCAACTCGAAGCCCACATCGGTGCCGTTGGCGTGGAAGTCATTGTCGTCGGCCAGCTCAACGAGACCGCCGGTGCGGACGGCGATGTGCGCCTCGATCTCCTCCCGCGCCCGGTCCACATTCTCGGGCATGCCCGTCACCTCGAAGACTGGCTCCTTGTCACGGCTCGGCGTCACAATGTAGGTATGCGTCTGCTGCTGGATGCGCTTGATGGTGGCCCCCTTGGGTCCAACTACCAGGCCCACCACCCGGTAGGGCACCCGCACCTGGATGGTGGTTTGGCCCGGCAGACTGGGAGGCCCGGGCAAGGTGCCAGTGCCGTTGACGCCGCCGTTCTTGTTCCTGGAGGCTCGGATCATGGAGAAGTGTTCTGCAGCTGAGATGATCTCCCGCCTGGCCATGGCTACGTCCTCCCTTCTGCCAGTCACCACGAAGACCGGCTCCTCCCCACGCACAGGGGTCTTGATGTAGGTGTTGGTCTTTGCTCGCAGGGCTTTGATTTTGCAGCCTAGAACGAAGGGGTGGGCACTCAATATAGGGTTCTTATAAatagcccccgggactttgcacCACGACTAAATTAAATTTTCAACTGACCGATTAGAGGGATCGCCATGCGGGCGGGTCTAATCAGTCGCAGTTGTCAAGATGCGGCGCGCAAAAACATTACGTGCAGCAGCCAGCCATGTGTCACCTTCGCTGGCATCGCCACgggaaaaaacacagaaaacatccAGGCGTGTGCAAGCCATCGCATAACGAAAAGTTGACAGTCTTCCCATCAGGACAGTTCGGCGGCTGCTGCAGAATGCAGGCTGCTTTTTTATAGCTTAGACGGGCTGACCCGTTCATCTAGCGGGGCACCAGTCGGCCAGTTTTATTATAAAAGTCCGAAAACAGCAAGTGGGAGGAAACACTATAAGTCTGAATGAACTATTAATGCTAAGCGGTCTAGTAAGTGGGACACGGCGATGCAATATGGCAGGGGAGTGCCAGTGTCCCGTAGCTATTCTGCGCCCCGGCTGACGCTGTTTTTTCTTCCTCCGAGCCCTATTACGAGTGTTTCTCTGTTCGcctttgccccccctccccagcatgAACGGATCCTGCGCACAAATCATTAACTATTACACGCAGTTATTCGTGCCGACGGAGCGCTGCATCCCTAACTGCACATTAACGTCCCGGCACAAAATCAGCATTACAGAATACGCACCTTGTCTCCCCACGATTTCGGCTACATGCTCCGAACTGGGCACCGGAACGCACTCGGTCATGTTCACGCTCTTTTTCCTCGGCTCGTTGTCGTACATGGAGCTGTCATCGTTGTCCAGGTCGAGCAGTGAGAGCTGGTCCAGTGCTATCTGCAGGGCTCTTTGGTCGTCCAGGGTGTCTCCCTGGTTGCTCCCGTTCCTCTCCATGTCGGCGAACAGCGAACTGGGCATCTTCGATGCGTTTGCAGTCTCGGGGACCAGGAAGATCAAAcaaagggagggaggggggagaaccGAGGAAGGAGGGTAGGGTCAGTACGGGAGGACGGGGAAGCGGATTCGGGCCAGCGGTGCAGGACGAGCGCTTCTCCCCTCCGAGCAGGCAGCGATCAATGCAGTCCGGGAGGCATAGACGGCAGCCACCTCCCAGGGCGCAGACGGGACGGTGAAGACGGACACTCCGAAGTTGCGGATCGCAGGAATGCCGGCAGCGGCTGTGTCCCTCCGAGCGGCCCCTCCCCGCCTCTCTCCGGTCtttcctctctctgtctgatttgctgcagacagacagcactGCTGGGCAATATGTGGGGGTGACGTCACACGCCGGGAAGGGGCGGAGCAGCGCAGTCCGCGTTTGCATAGACGGAGCGCGATTGGTCAGTGGCGCCGCTTGGGCGGAGCCGAACACTCGGCCTCTTAAGTCAGACTGCTTTCTTTGTTGTCCCATGAACAATGACCCCCAGACTCCTGCTTGAGTGTGGAGTGAACTTATGTGATGACGGTCCTCGATATTACTGCGCAGTTGATCTGTGAATTACGAGAAATGGCTGGTAAGCATGACACAGTTGTCAAATTTAGAATCATATACCAACAACCCTGACTAATCAATGAGCGTTTTTCCCAATTCCTCAAATGGtaataaaaaaagcacaaaaggTTTGGAAATATTAGATCATATTAATTTCAGGTCCAGTGAAGAATTTCATCaaattattacatttaataAGGAAAAATTGTGACAAATTGTCAGTTTCGTACGCTGCTTCAACAATTACAATAATAACACGCCTATACATTTGTTAGTTTAAGCAATTATATTAACCGGGAATATGTAAAATCTGTCACCCCTATGTATTCAATAACTGATAGCCAATTGGTATAACCACGTGCTTAATTAATTACAACCCTAATGTATTTACATTCTAATGACTAGTGATCTTTTTGTACTGTATTGTTTCTATTCACCCTCAACATCCTCTCACCGTCTGTCCTCGGTTTTTTGAGAACGAAAAGTGGCAAAATTCCTCAGATCCAGATGTATATAAATATGAGTCCTTTAACGATTCGTTTAATGAGCGCGTACTTGGACAGACTCGCCCATCTAAGCAGCTGCTTCCTTCGCTCTCGCAAAGCCACGTGAAACAGCTCCGAGGTAATTGAGGTTCCCGGACAGTGGGAACATCCTCGGGACACCCGGGCTTGTCTGGCAGCTGGCCGTAGTCGGCTGCCCGTATGTTCCTTACCAGACACTAAGCCGCTGGGCAGAGAACATCCAGGGCGAATTTAATTTTAGGCAGCAAAGTGATGTATTTTCTCCGTCTGAATGGCGATGCTGTCTTTTGGGACCCGACCGCTGTTTACTTGAGTAATGTCCGGAATAATATAGGCTTAAGGTTATcctaaaataaatgaaataaacattttaacgACTGCGCACACCTGGGTCAAGTTTCATGTTTGCCAGTGTAATACATTTCAGTGCAACGGCAGCCACAATAACAGCAGTGCAATAATAATGATGGTACGCTGCTATTGGTGTTTACAGACAAAAATGACCGAAGGGCTGCTTACATGCAATTCAGAGCTGTACATTTTCAAAAAGCCATTAAACAAGTTCCTGAAGCGTACGACAATTAGCCATatgtgtattttacatttttttgccaTTGATGTAGCTTTTTGGGGATATATCATTACTTTGAGAACGTGCGACATGGCCGTGGGCTGGGGGTGCGGCGCTAGATGGGGGAAGGGTAGCCGCTTCGGTAACAAAAGAAATTTCAGCCCAATTCAGAATCATTTAAACGGAAAGCACTTGCTTTGTCACCTCTGTCCCACGCTACAATAGGTATGCTAATGGGGACGTCTTTAAACTCAGTTATGTGGGACggagcggtttttgttaatattcTCCCTGTTTTTGTATAATCGCATTACCGCTGTAACACAAAATCTGTGTCCAAAACATCTGGACACTCATTTTCTCATTAGCTTATTCTAAAGAAAGCATGTGTCCAAAATTTCTTCGTTTCAAAATACAGTTCAGCGATCAAGGCGACGAATCTTAATTTGCACACTATTCgtggttatttaaaaatatgtacattataattattaacattttttttgtttttaatgagaATTACTTAATGATCATTGTTTTCATCCCGTGCTTTTACTGGCCAGTTTTATTGACAGGATGCCTTATTCCCTCGTTGCCTGTCCTTCCTCGGTCCCCGCACCTCCGCATTAACCGCTGATCGCCGGGCCAGGACAGGTCCCGGAGGCTTGGCTTGTCTGGGGCACTTGCACATTCACACAAGGCGAACACTGGGCAGTCAGGTCAGCCAAACCCCCACGAGGAGCACTTAAAGCCTAGTTCGGTTAGCTTACCTTAGCAGGCACATGGGATTCGCACGTGTGCTCCATGTACATCTCTGTGGCTCGTACATTACAGAACAAATAAAACCATCACTTACACAGCCGCTGGCTCTTGGGATTGTAAAGCAGCTTGACCTGTCTCATTAACAGCAACAcaacaggggggggggtgtaataaAGCAGAAGCCAGCATTAGACCAACGAGAATACGGCACAcgatttattttaataaaataccgATTTAATTACTTCTGGTTCCACGCAACCTTTTTGACTTAATTTGAGGATATTCCCAGTTCCCTGGCCCTGTTCTGTGTATAAGAGCATGCACATTACAATGTGATCTGAGCCGGCTCAGGGTAGTTCAAGCCACCGATAGGGGGCGCCACCGTAACCAGACTTAGGTAATCTTCTTAACAAAGGCCCAAAGCTCGGCTCACGTttccttttattgttttattgtgctCATTTTGAAAATATGACTGTTTTAAATAAACAGCATTAATGAGAAGAATTCATGCTGTTAGTGGCTTATTAAAGAATGATATGCTTTGACGATTAAACGCGTAATCCGTATAGATTATTCTTTACAGTAACTTAAGCGATTGCCGGCACAATGTCTCTGAATAACAATACTTAGCATAAAACAACATTAACCCCAAGACATGCATCTGCCCACATTCATTTTAGGACAGCAAAACAGAGGGAACAGCCACTATTTTTATCTACGGTGAACGAACGAGGGCAGCCGTATATCATGAATAATAAATTCactaaacaaacagaaattaTGCCCTATGAGAAAACTGTGGGTAAAGAAGCTTGCATCCATCCTGTTATAGATTAAAAGATTAATTTAAATACATAGATTCAATGGTGACTCAGAACCATCAGATCTAGAGGATCCCGTGTCTTGTGTCatttctgggataagctccaaccccccctccccccagataAGTGGTTGTGGatgatggttggatggatagatggatgcatggatggatgcataTGCAGAACTACTAGCCAAGGACTGATCTAACTAACCTGGATTGGCTTCCCTCCGTGGCTCGTTGtaaaaaaagacacacaaacaaTGGTGTATTTTCCAGCTAAAAGAGGCCCTTGGCCTTTGTGCGCACTGGGGCCTCTAGTGCAGCTTAGTGGAGGCGCTTTTGCAGGGGACAGTATCCGGGTTTTCCTAGCATCTGAAGTGACAGCGAATGACAATTTCCTTACACGAGCCTTTCCTCACTACATCTGTAGCTTTTTCCAAGACTGTTTCATGAGTGCCATTAAAGTAAAAGTTTCAGCATAACTTTGCAATCTCTCATTGGCCTATTTTGGGACACTAGGAAATTACAGctttgccccccccacccccaagccacAGATTAACTGAAGTACTGGAACAGGTTTCCTGATCCCTGGGAAGTGATGTGATTGGCTGTGTGGTTCTGTGAGGGTGAACATTGTGTACTGAGGCTATATTTCATGGAATGCTCTGTGCTGTACTTATGCCTCCTGctgaccaacagggggcacaGTAGTTAATAGCTTGGCTTTATTGACTCAGTAAACaataatgttttataaaaatagaaatagtGCAACAGCTGGGTAAAAACAGACATTGGCTGAAAGTAAAATAATTGGTGTGATGTAACTGCAGAGTTATTTGTAACGTCATCTCCATGCTACACTGTGAATCATAGCTGGGGGCAAAAGCCCCCAAAGGCTGCCCCAAAGCTTTGAAGTCTTCAGCATCTTTGTCACTAAAGCAGTATTGGATCATCATGTCAGtcatcatcagcatcatcacCGGAAGCTGGCAACCTGTATGTCCTGCCAAGGCACACGTGTGTCTGACTGAACCCCAGCCTCTGGAAGACAAGTGTCTGTATCATGCAAAGACCCATCGTGGGTGGAGTCTGCACCGTCCCACAAGGCAACGGGAAAACTGCACAGAGCATGCAGCTAATTATGCACAAAATTGGGGCATTTTGCCTAGTGTTGCAGAAATTCCCAAAGAGAAcgtttgtgtttcttttttatggtaattaaaacattaattaaaatcaCAGGGAAGCAGAGTTTTGCTCCTGTGATCAGTTTTACAgaagattatttaaaaacagaagTGAGAGTTTAGCCACATTGATGTGCCGCTGTAATATTCTGCTCTTGTTCTGCGCTTCTGTACGCTCCCATGCGGGAGGGAGGCCCATGAGCTGCCTTCGGCCCGCAGCACAGCGAGTGCAGTGGCCAGGCTGAGCGCCACCCACGTCTGACACACTGAACTGCAGCGGCACAGATTTCACaagctctgattggctggaagcCAGGCGCCTGAAGGAGCATGGCAGCTGTCCTGCAATGtgcgcaggcacacagacacgcaggaAGCACAAAACAcagggagagatggagagagagagacacacacacacaggtatgcacacacacacacataaacacacacacacacacacacatacacatacagaggtatgcacacacacacacatacacacacatacagaggttgagtgaaagagggagagaggtacagagagagagagtggtaTACACACATAGAGAAAAATACAcctgtttgtattcatatctttgtggggaccgtccattcatttacaaccttaaccaaaagtaccaaaacaaaatacgggacttttggtatttttagtttttggatTGCgttcatggatttttataaaatttccccttgtggggaccgaaaaaatggtctccacaacgtcaaaataacaggtttttatcacactctGGGGAaacttggtccccacaatgcaatatatacatatcaatacattttacacacagacacactatcacaggcacacacacacacacacacacacacacacagcatcatacacacacacacacactgaccacccCCACAGCAAACTAACAAACATCCAGGCCAGTTTCTTGGTGCTCTAGGGTCCTGCAAGACACATTAACACAAACCCAAGGTCCTCGCCTGTTCAGCAGGAAACAGACAGGCGAAATGTCATGACATGGCAAAGACCGACCAAGgcgagggggtgtggccagaATCAAACCTGACGCTCTTCAGAAAACAGGCAATGACTCCACTCTCTCGGCCAACAAGCCACCCTAATGAACCATCACACATGTCCTAAACTAAAGGCAACTTGTGTTATTTTGGCCAGGTCAGACAGCTCTTGGATTTGATTGTAAAGCATAAGTGACCTGTGATTGGTTTAAAGTGATTCTGATTGGTTACAATGGGCCCACATGAAGGCTAGGGGGCAAGTGCCAAGAGGCTCCGGATTCTGATTGGTTTAAACGAGTACAAGTGCAGAGGCTCTACTTTCTATTTCCTGTCAGATCTCAAACACTGTTTTCTGTGCGCCCTGTTCTGAGTTCTGTCTGGTCATACCACGGTACCAAATGAGCTCTGTACTAGTTCTGGACAGGAGTACGACCAAATAAAACCTTACCACACTCAGGTGTTAACATGTTTACCCCATGTTTAAAAAGTTTACCTTCATACAGAATAACAGACTCCACTGAGACCACTTCAGTGCCAAATGTATACATGAATTTGCTTagcttaaaaacaaaatttgaCTAGTATATATGAAGTGGATTTAAGGGAGACGGTAACAATTCAAACGTAAAAGACTCTGGAGTGCACTGACAGGTCAGTCTAGTAAGCAGGGATCTGGGGTAAAgcataaacatttattttaggCTCTGCGAGGGCCCACAAGATTAATGATCACCTGATCCTCTCCGgctgaaaaaaatgaatgacttCATAGTTGTTTTCTCATTATAAGTCAGTGAATGAATCACCAAGCAATTTAAAGTGGCGTTTGGCTAACAGCTCTGCATCTATTTTACAcctattaaaaagaaaaatgttaacatAACAAGACCAAATGAAATACAACCCAGTAGTTTCCAGTAGCTTGGTGCCGATACAAAGAGCACCTCCAAACCAGCTTGTGTTAGCATATAAGAAAATTCaccatttattatttattggcaataaaaaaattaatctgATTTTTCTCTGAACTCCAAACAGGTAATAAAGTGTAAGCAGTTCTTTGTTTACAGCCTGAGCCCCTGAGAAATAAATCAACGACTGCAATGAGGTAACGGAGCAGATGGGGGCGTGCAGGGAAGCGCGTTCCGGAACAAACCGCTGCGTATCTCTGTGGTTAGCATCACAGTGACGCTGTTAGCAGGAGACGTCCAGGCGCTGAGAGCCAAGGAAGCGGCTCTCATGCAGGGCCGGGGATAAGTGCATGTTTCTACCTCACTGTCACTAATTCTTCTTGGTATCGTGTCAGATGATCACGTTCGGCTACGCCCCCTTGTGTGTCCAGCTGTACTGTGATTGGATACCTTCaggctgctgctccagctgctgtCAAAAGGATTCCAAGAGGTACGTTTGTGATGTGCCCTCATTGGCCCTCGCCCCATGACCACACCCATTCCAGCATTCATACTGGCTGAGAAACCCCACCCCCAAGTCATCAGGTAACCTCTGCAGGCGGGGGCGGGGCCTATCCTGCCAAAGCCTCAGGGTCTCCTAATCATGTGTCCATGATAAGGATCCACCAGTGCATGCGGCTTGGGTCCTGTGGGCTGGTCAGTCACTGCACTCTGCCTTGGGGGCACCGAACCTGGACCGCGCATCACTCACTGCACTCACTGCACTCGCAGTGGCATCCACTGGCCAGTTTATCCCTGTGCTCTACTGCACTTCCCCTTATCAAATCCTCTATTGCAAAATCTACTCCATTGCACTTTAGTCTGAAATCAATGTTTTGTCTCAGTGGTGCCATGTTTCAGTGCCAGCCCGGGGTTCACAGAGCCCCGCTGATGTCATGGCTCGTAATGATGTCATGGCGCGTAATGATGTCATGGCGCGTAATGATGTCATGGCGCGTAATGGAGGTTCCCCTGTTTGCTTTTGACAGTTATCTGAGGTGAGCTTCACCTGCCTGGGGAACGCTGATGTTTACTGCAGATGTGCCTGACAGGTGGTCAGTGCTGAGGGGGAACGATGCCATTTCAACCAAAAGACACCAGGGGGCACTCTTTGGGGAGAGCGTTCGGTGGGTAATGTCACGCACAGGCCAGTAGTGACGCGATGATCCTGAGAGCTGAGTCTGGGCTACCTCCTTCCTGACAAACTCAGGTAATTGCAGAAATAGAGGGAAATTAGACAAAAAATGTGTGCAGTAATCTCTCCATTTACATTTTTAGCAGACAAAAGTGATATACGAGCAAGGAAGGTATTTTTCTTTTGGGGTCGGAGGTCAGGGTGGATCACTCTGCCTGACATGACACCTGATGGGATCACCCCCCCCTGGCCAAACACCATTCAACCAATTGTTGTCTTAATTGGTTTTAAAGTTTTGAAACCAGAATTTTGATTGAAGAACCTCAACATTGCATTTTTCAGCCAAAGAACATACAAAAAATACACTAGAGGCAGAGATTTTTCATGGTCTCAGTCAAATGTCATGTCATGGGCCAATATCCTCAGATTCTGAAGAATGCCGTCTGAACGAGGCCCATGCGTCACGAGGCCCATGCGTCACGAGGCCCATGCGGCACGAGGCCCATGCGGCACGAGGCCAACTCCACCAccggcgccccctcctggcagACTTCATTGCCCAGTCTGACTTTGTCTCAGATGGTGTTCCTCACAGGTACCGCCAGTTTGCCCTCTCAGATGATGGTGCCCTTGGCGGCTGTCCCCCACTGAACGGCACTGGGTGCCGATGAAACACACGTCGGGTGTCCACACACGTAAGGCGAGTGACGGACGGACACAACGTTTACAAGCATTCAGCCCCTGCTAGAACCTTACATGGTCTCTACCTGCTGAGCTGTCATACTCAGCTACTGTTTATTTCTGTTGTTTTACACGCCAGAATCAGAGAGATGGAAAGCGGGTTGTTTAAGGGCAGCGTCTGACGGCCTCTGAACAGGACTGAACCCCCACAggacacacccctccccctatACAGGTTTTTTTATCATCACCCCATGTTAGCGCCCGAAACAAAGTGACACTGGGAGGTGTAGATTGTTACACAGGCAGCGGCCTTGTTAACGTGTCACATGTCCGCTGTCATTAAGGCATTCTCGCTGTGATCCATGGCAGTAAAGATTCCCTGTCAGCCTTTACGAACCCCATCGGTGACCCTGACTGTCCCCTGAGCCCAACTGACATTCGCGTGGGGCACCTGcagccagcccccaccccccccccccccctcgctgccCCAGCCTGGAAAGTGCCGAGCGGGCCAACGGGAAGAGGCCGTGGAAGAAACCGATCTGCCAGGGGGTGCCATAGACGGCAGGAAGCGGGGCAGACTGTGTGTCTCTCATTTACGGCCGGGTGAAGAGGCCGCCCCCCTGCACTGGGCCGGTGAAGTCAGAGCCCGTCATGGGAGTGACGCGCCGAGTCCCCATGGGTGGCCGTGCGTGGgagagcgccccctagtggtctaACTGCTCCATGCATGTAGACACGCCTATTCATGTTCATACTGTCCGAGTCTGAAAACCAGATGTTCTCGCACAAAAACAATTGTCTCTGAGAAATGGAAAGTGCTAGAAAGTCTCAACCCATTATAAGTTACTTGTATGTTAAGCCAGAATGTGGGCAGGATTCACTCTGCTGAAAGGCAGACGCGAACTGAGACTGTCCTGCAGTTTGATGGCTTTTCTGTATTTCTTTATGAGAAGGGGGGGGCTGATCATTTATACAGCTTTGAGGTGACATGCACACTAGGTAgtgctgtggcctcacaccGCCCAGGTCTGTATCCTGCCTCTGCTTTGCATGCATTCGTACTTTTTGCAGATCCACTATGACTGGGATTTGAACATGTGACCTTCTGGTGATGTTTCTCAGCTCGTAGACGTGCACTGCAGCCATTTCAGCGTGTTCAGCCAGCTGATTACGCACCACGTGTGCTGTTCCTCTTACAGGGAGCAGAAACAAACAGTGAAGCGGAAACTACTGTTTCTGGAAGAGCGCTGAGATCAGGCAGCCGCGCGTATGCACACAGGAAGGCCA
The Paramormyrops kingsleyae isolate MSU_618 chromosome 13, PKINGS_0.4, whole genome shotgun sequence DNA segment above includes these coding regions:
- the LOC111846674 gene encoding RNA-binding protein MEX3B-like, producing the protein MPSSLFADMERNGSNQGDTLDDQRALQIALDQLSLLDLDNDDSSMYDNEPRKKSVNMTECVPVPSSEHVAEIVGRQGCKIKALRAKTNTYIKTPVRGEEPVFVVTGRREDVAMARREIISAAEHFSMIRASRNKNGGVNGTGTLPGPPSLPGQTTIQVRVPYRVVGLVVGPKGATIKRIQQQTHTYIVTPSRDKEPVFEVTGMPENVDRAREEIEAHIAVRTGGLVELADDNDFHANGTDVGFELQGHAGLWGRPSATRKPFSSYRNDSSSSLGSASTDSYFGTGSGSRLADYSPPSPELSYTATTNGNNNNNPSINSQAVNGNGFAYAGDVVSPDSAAESPPGFDPTPTPPGLVWSQYDRTNGPSSSPTAAIFPSAGDGGVLANPRRASGAAPPTQPQLTPPLHPLARRVRSDPGGGALSLPGYGPASGSLPSVPSDSSASSTSSCSSGTSRKGSRDCSVCFESEVIAALVPCGHNLFCMECANRICERSEPVCPVCHAAVSQAIRIFS